From the genome of Vicia villosa cultivar HV-30 ecotype Madison, WI linkage group LG2, Vvil1.0, whole genome shotgun sequence, one region includes:
- the LOC131649246 gene encoding uncharacterized protein LOC131649246 codes for MSQSSPSKNTTPCSETASDSRAPSMVGDQDVVLDVAPLNSVPAIDPVGSIPRKMHARKSTGGSVPETFSAQNKEGSAYVHNAIAGLVTRILNEGHKVAGISVPLAQVPAPENSKDDQVDASKDHVDVETSEANNVEVFDAKNADASGVQDAEILETEKAEEVNATSPKEKPTCPIDSVNDVVDLDNLDDPIDIADDDLISSISNRVKARRGKQVDDQHPPKTKVAPLKNVTKEKLKKVPAEPSRTGSKVAVKKRKERSVSDSEDNVLSDVPDIPSKKKIAVTKSSTKVRDVPLDNIYLHYASNAIQWKFVYQRRLALERELANDALECQEVMKLIKSAGLLKTVTHFSKCYEMLVKEFIVNLSQDCADGKAGDFHKVYVRRKCIEFSPTVVNLYLGRNGEAQPELEVTDNEVCKVITGGKVKKWPIKSKLSASSLNVRYALLHKIGAANWVPTNHTSTIAVGLGRFIYAVGTKTKFDYGTYIFDQTMRHVGTSATKLPIAFPSLICGMILKQHPGILKAKDFVCKRESALSFHYKLLKRSDDMTSAGTSQPSKSVNKTFLIAELKETCKELDNRKMKLEKLIQCLEQSAEDDHAGGSDGDNMDEDKNADSGDEKEAEDGEDTEDAGSSDGDEENSGSGDEEVSDSSDEETDGSDN; via the coding sequence ATGTCTCAGTCTTCTCCCTCGAAGAACACTACTCCTTGCTCTGAAACTGCATCCGACTCTAGGGCTCCAAGTATGGTAGGTGATCAGGATGTCGTGCTGGATGTTGCGCCATTGAACTCGGTCCCAGCCATTGATCCTGTTGGCAGTAttccaagaaagatgcatgcaagaaaatcaactggtGGGTCTGTTCCAGAAACGTTTTCTGCTCAGAATAAAGAAGGGTCTGCTTATGTCCACAATGCGATCGCAGGTCTTGTcacaagaatcttgaatgaaggccACAAGGTAGCAGGAATATCTGTTCCTTTAGCCCAAGTTCCTGCCCCTGAGAACAGCAAAGATGATCAAGTTGATGCTAGCAAAGATCATgttgatgttgagacatctgaagcCAACAATGTTGAGGTTTTTGATGCTAAAAATGCTGATGCATCTGGAGTTCAAGATGCTGAGATTCTTGAAACGGAGAAAGCTGAAGAAGTCAATGCTACTTCTCCTAAAGAGAAGCCTACTTGCCCTATTGACAGTGTAAATGATGTGGTGGATCTGGATAATCTTGATGATCCTATTGacattgctgatgatgacctcatctccagcaTTTCCAACAGAGTCAAGGCTCGAAGGGGAAAGCAGGTTGATGATCAACATCCTCCCAAGACAAAGGTTGCCCCTCTGAAGAATGTCACCAAAGAAAAGCTCAAGAAGGTCCCTGCTGAACCTTCAAGAACTGGAAGCAAGGTTGCtgtgaagaaaagaaaagaaagaagtgttTCTGACTCCGAGGACAATGTCctaagtgatgtccctgacatcccatcaaagaagaagattgctgtcaCAAAATCCTCCACAAAGGTCCGTGATGTTCCCTTGGACAACATTTATCTGCACTATGCTTCAAATGCTATCCAGTGGAAGTTTGtttatcaaagaaggctggctcTGGAAAGAGAACttgcaaatgatgctctggaatgtCAAGAGGTCATGAAGCTCATCAAATCTGCAGGTTTGCTTAAAACTGTTACTCATTTTTCTAAATGCTATGAAATGCTCGTGAAGGAGTTTATAGTGAATTTGTCTCAAGATTGTGCTGATGGAAAAGCTGGGGATTTTCATAAGGTGTATGTTAGAAGAAAGTGTATTGAGTTCTCCCCAACTGTTGTTAACCTTTATCTAGGTAGGAATGGtgaggctcaacctgagcttgaagtgactGATAATGAGGTGTGCAAAGTGATCACTGGTGGTAAGGTTAAGAAGTGGCCCATAAAGAGTAAACTGTCTGCTAGTTCTCTTAATGTCAGGTATGCCTTGCTACACAAAATTGGTGCTGCTAACTGGGTGCCTACCAATCACACttctaccattgctgttggccTAGGAAGATTCATATATGCTGTGGGAACCAAGACAAAATTTGACTATGGGACTTATATATTTGATCAAACTATGAGGCATGTTGGTACCTCTGCTACCAAGCTTCCCATTGCTTTCCCATCCCTGATATGTGGGATGATTCTCAAGCAACACCCTGGAATTCTGAAAGCTAAAGATTTTGTATGTAAGAGGGAGAGTGCTTTATCTTTCCACTATAAGCTGCTCAAAAGGTCAGATGACAtgacatctgctgggacatctcAACCCAGCAAGTCTGTGAACAAAACCTTTCTCATTGCTGAGCTGAAAGAGACTTGTAAAGAGTTGGACAAcaggaagatgaagcttgaaaaGCTCATTCAATGTCTTGAGCAGTCTGCAGAGGATGATCATGCTGGTGGTAGTGATGGTGACAATATGGATGAAGACAAAAATGCTGATAGTGGTGATGAGAAAGAGGCTGAGGATGGTGAAGATACTGAAGATGCTGGGAGTAGTGATGGTGATGAAGAGAATAGTGGCTCTGGTGATGAAGAGGTTAGTGACTCTAGTGATGAAGAGACTGATGGCTCTGACAATTAG